The following is a genomic window from Corynebacterium incognita.
TCAGTTCCTCGAGTGCCCCATGCTGTTCCAGCGCCGCGCGGGCAAAAGGCAGCACGCGCTGGGTGGCGTAGAACTCGCCCCAGGATTCGGTGGGCGTGCACTCTTGCTCCACCCGCCCGATGAAGTTGGGCTCCTCCCAGCCCTCGGGCGCCGCGCCAAAGGCCGGCGCGCCCTGCGCGTGGATCGCTGCCAATTCGCGGCCCGCCGCGCGGGCGTCCTCCACGTTCGGGCGCACCCGCTCCACGCGACGAATGCGCAGCGCGGACCCCTCAACCCCCAGGACCTCAATGACCCGGTCGCTCCCCTCCCGCAGCCACCGCAGCCCGGCGGCCTCCGCCTGTGCCTGCTCCGGGGTTGCGCAGTTCTTGGTGTATTCCTCTGGTTGAATCCTCGGCGGTGTCTCCATGGGAAGTTATTCTAGTCGGCGAAGGCGAGAGGCATTTGTGCGCGACTGCATGTTCGTGTGCGATTTGACTCCAAGAGTAAATTACTCAAACAGAGAAACTATTTTCGAGTGGCACAACGCTAGGAGCACTCCATGCAGACCGCACCACCCCCGGACCCCACCGACTCCCCCCCCCATCGTCCACGCTGAAGCCCTCAGTCTCGACGCCGACGAAGGCCGTGTTTTCGGCCCCCTCACCTTCTCCATCCCCGCTACCGGCCTCACTGTGCTGACCGGACGTGGTGGCTCTGGAAGAACCGCGCTCGCGCTATGTCTCGCGGGAGCAATGAAACTAAGCCACGGCCGTTTGGAAGTCGCGGGGGAGACAAAGCCCGCGCGCATCCGCCGCACAGTGGCGGTGGCGGGCATTGACGCTATCGATGCCCTCGACCGAGATGTACGCGTCAGAACTGTGCTCACCGAACATCGCGGGTGGTCCCGACCCTGGCTGTCGTGGACCTCGCGGGTTGACGAAGACTATTACGAAGCACTGTGCGCTGACGTCTTCGGTCACAGGCCACTTCCACCGCTAGACGCCTACGTCGCGCAGCTTTCCAGTCTGGATCGCATTTTGCTGCGCATTGCATTGGCACTCCGCCCCGCGACCGGCTCAGAAATCAAGTTGCTCATCATGGATGACCTCGACCAGGTCCGTGAAAGCGCCGATCGCGCCGCTCTTCTCGACACTCTAGTGCGCTTAGCGGAGCGCTTTCCAGTAGTCATCAATTCGGTGAATCCTCTCCCCGCAGAGAGCGCCCCGCCTCATCAGAGCATCGAATTGTTCACTGACCACCACCATCTCCAACCAGAACCAAAGGACTCCGACCAATGATCTCAGGCCTCCACGTTGGCGGGGAGCTACGCCGCTTCCACCGCAGCAAGCTTGGACGCGTGGCAATCCTCGCAATCATCCTGATCCCACTTCTTTATTCAGCACTGTACCTATGGGCGTTCTGGGATCCGTTCAGCAACTTGAAGTCGCTCCCCATCGCGTTCGTCAACGACGACGAAGGTGCCACTGTGGACGGCCAGCCCCTTCAGGCCGGCGATCGCATCGTAGACAGTCTCGGCGATCAAGACCAGATTAACTTCACCCTCGTCGACAACAGCACCGCCCAAGAAGGTGTGCGCAACGGTGACTACTACTTCGTCGTTCGGCTCACCCCGGACTTCTCACAGTCAGTGGCGTCTATCTCGGACAGCGACGCCCACCCAGCGGTCATCGAAACGAACTACAACTCGGCCAACGGCTACCTGTCCACCATGATCGGCGAAAACGTCATGCGCACGCTGGTCCCTAC
Proteins encoded in this region:
- a CDS encoding fructosamine kinase family protein encodes the protein METPPRIQPEEYTKNCATPEQAQAEAAGLRWLREGSDRVIEVLGVEGSALRIRRVERVRPNVEDARAAGRELAAIHAQGAPAFGAAPEGWEEPNFIGRVEQECTPTESWGEFYATQRVLPFARAALEQHGALEELKVVEAACERIADTSWDVQPARIHGDLWAGNLLFEDAGPVFIDPAAHGGHPHTDLGMLALFGAPHLREILVGYNEVAPFGTEDDLLVFMHQLHPLAVHSLTHGAAYVPELVDAARKTLSALG